A genomic window from Vagococcus entomophilus includes:
- a CDS encoding glucose-6-phosphate isomerase, producing MSHIKFDFSKVGKFIGEKELGYMQSQVTAAHNELREGTGAGSDFTGWVDLPANYDKEEFARIKAAAKKIQADSEVLIVIGIGGSYLGAKAALDFLNHSFYNFLDGKERKAPQIFFAGNSISSTYLSDLIQIIGDRDFSVNVISKSGTTTEPAIAFRVFKELLLKKYGKEEANKRIYATTDKAKGAVKVEADAEGWETFVIPDDVGGRYSVLTAVGLLPIAASGADVDALMKGAADARTAYSSDKLEENEAYQYAALRNVLYRKGKVTELLINYEPSLQYFSEWWKQLFGESEGKDQKGIYPSSANFSTDLHSLGQYIQEGRRNIFETVIKVDKARHTLTIPELEEDLDGLGYLQGKEIDFVNTKAFQGTLLAHTDGDVPNFVVTIPETDAYTLGYLMYFFEIACGVSGYLNGINPFDQPGVEAYKKNMFALLGKPGFEELQKELEERL from the coding sequence ATGTCACATATAAAGTTTGATTTTTCAAAAGTCGGAAAATTTATCGGTGAAAAAGAATTAGGGTATATGCAAAGTCAAGTTACCGCCGCTCATAATGAATTAAGAGAAGGAACTGGCGCGGGTAGTGACTTTACTGGATGGGTAGATCTACCAGCAAACTATGACAAAGAAGAATTTGCACGTATCAAAGCCGCTGCTAAAAAAATTCAAGCTGATTCAGAAGTTCTAATCGTAATTGGAATTGGAGGCTCTTATTTAGGCGCAAAAGCAGCACTTGATTTCTTGAACCACTCTTTTTATAACTTTTTAGATGGTAAAGAACGCAAAGCACCACAAATTTTCTTTGCAGGAAACAGTATTAGCTCTACTTATTTATCAGATTTGATTCAAATTATTGGCGATCGTGATTTCTCAGTCAACGTGATTTCAAAATCTGGGACGACAACAGAGCCAGCAATTGCGTTTCGTGTTTTTAAAGAATTATTATTGAAAAAATATGGCAAAGAAGAAGCAAACAAACGTATTTATGCCACAACAGATAAAGCAAAAGGTGCAGTAAAAGTCGAAGCAGATGCTGAGGGATGGGAAACATTTGTGATTCCAGATGATGTCGGTGGACGTTATTCTGTCTTAACTGCAGTAGGATTGTTACCAATTGCAGCAAGTGGTGCAGATGTAGATGCACTAATGAAAGGTGCAGCAGATGCGCGTACTGCTTACAGTAGCGATAAATTAGAAGAAAATGAAGCCTATCAATATGCAGCGTTACGCAATGTGTTATATCGTAAAGGTAAAGTTACGGAACTTTTAATCAATTACGAACCAAGCCTACAATACTTCTCAGAATGGTGGAAACAATTGTTTGGTGAGTCAGAAGGAAAAGATCAAAAAGGTATCTATCCGTCAAGTGCAAACTTCTCAACTGACTTGCACTCTTTAGGTCAATACATCCAAGAGGGACGTCGTAATATCTTTGAAACGGTGATTAAGGTGGACAAAGCGCGCCATACACTGACAATCCCTGAATTAGAGGAAGATTTAGATGGACTAGGCTACTTGCAAGGAAAAGAAATTGATTTTGTAAATACAAAAGCATTCCAAGGAACACTTTTAGCACATACAGATGGAGATGTACCAAACTTTGTTGTAACCATTCCTGAAACAGATGCTTATACACTGGGTTACTTGATGTATTTCTTTGAAATTGCTTGTGGTGTTTCTGGTTACCTCAATGGAATCAATCCGTTTGACCAACCAGGAGTAGAAGCCTACAAGAAAAACATGTTTGCGCTTCTTGGCAAACCAGGTTTTGAAGAATTACAAAAAGAATTAGAAGAACGTCTGTAA
- the ybaK gene encoding Cys-tRNA(Pro) deacylase: MAKKKIQKTNAIRMVEQQKVPYEETEFPWSEDHIDAISVAHKLGVPEERIFKTLVTVGNKTGPVVAVIPGNEALDLKALAKVSGNKKMEMLPLKELEATTGYIRGGCSPIGMKKRFPTYIAEQAKEIEDIYVSAGKRGMQIRLAPKDLIQLSKGKFAALTIKKEDGRSDELREISRNS, from the coding sequence ATGGCAAAGAAAAAAATACAAAAAACAAATGCCATCCGGATGGTAGAACAGCAAAAAGTACCCTATGAGGAGACAGAATTTCCTTGGTCAGAAGATCACATTGATGCTATTTCGGTTGCACATAAGTTGGGCGTGCCAGAAGAAAGAATTTTTAAAACATTGGTGACCGTCGGAAATAAGACTGGTCCAGTGGTCGCTGTTATTCCTGGCAATGAGGCACTAGATTTAAAGGCCTTAGCAAAAGTCAGCGGCAATAAAAAAATGGAGATGTTACCACTTAAGGAGTTAGAAGCAACTACGGGATATATTCGAGGAGGTTGTTCTCCGATTGGCATGAAAAAAAGGTTTCCAACCTACATTGCAGAGCAAGCAAAGGAAATAGAGGACATCTATGTTTCGGCTGGAAAACGTGGGATGCAGATCAGGCTAGCTCCAAAGGATTTGATTCAGCTTTCTAAAGGAAAATTTGCCGCATTAACAATAAAAAAAGAGGACGGCAGAAGTGATGAACTTCGAGAGATAAGTAGAAATTCATAG
- the aroD gene encoding type I 3-dehydroquinate dehydratase: MAISVRNLVIGSGRPKICVPIVAQDETEIMQQIAEMKEKPVDMVEWRMDFLNDFNQADVLLKKMRIALNHTPILATFRTQKEGGHTPFSEKEYEQLMSSILATNCADLLDIELFISDEVRDRLVKLAQMTGTKVVMSNHDFDQTPSKEVIQSRLLLMEKLGADICKIAVMPQNSGDVLRLLEATNELKNEVQVPLVTMAMGSLGVISRISGELFGSALTFGSLNQASAPGQLPIEALKQALECLEQ; this comes from the coding sequence ATGGCAATTTCTGTACGGAACCTAGTGATAGGGAGCGGTAGGCCCAAAATATGTGTACCAATAGTTGCTCAAGATGAAACAGAAATCATGCAACAAATAGCCGAAATGAAAGAAAAGCCTGTCGATATGGTTGAGTGGCGAATGGATTTTTTAAATGATTTTAACCAAGCCGATGTGCTATTAAAAAAGATGCGGATAGCCCTTAATCATACGCCTATCTTAGCAACCTTTCGTACCCAAAAAGAAGGAGGCCATACGCCTTTTTCTGAAAAAGAGTACGAACAACTAATGTCATCAATTCTGGCAACAAATTGTGCAGATTTGTTAGATATTGAACTTTTTATTTCGGATGAGGTCCGTGACCGATTAGTAAAACTTGCCCAAATGACTGGAACAAAAGTGGTAATGAGTAATCATGATTTTGATCAGACTCCGTCCAAAGAGGTCATTCAGTCGCGCCTTCTCTTGATGGAAAAGTTAGGCGCAGATATTTGTAAAATAGCTGTTATGCCACAAAATAGTGGCGATGTACTCCGTTTGCTGGAAGCGACCAATGAACTCAAAAACGAGGTGCAAGTTCCGCTTGTGACAATGGCAATGGGGTCGCTAGGGGTCATTAGCCGTATTAGTGGAGAACTCTTTGGTTCTGCGCTAACTTTTGGCTCGCTCAATCAAGCTTCAGCACCAGGACAGCTACCAATTGAAGCCCTCAAGCAAGCACTTGAATGTTTGGAACAGTAA
- a CDS encoding NAD(P)/FAD-dependent oxidoreductase, whose amino-acid sequence MKYDVIVIGAGTSGMMAAVSAAEHGAKTLLLEKNKRLGKKLLLTGGGRCNVTNNRSKEEVIAHIPGNGKFLFSAFSQFDNHQIMAFFEEHGVHLKEEDHGRMFPVSNRSKSVVNCLSEQLEQLHVTIKTEASVKNILAENNQITGVELSSGETYQTACLIVATGGKTYQHTGSTGDGYRFAKKLGHTVTPLFATEAPLVSNEPFIRDKQLQGLSMQDVSLSILGPKEKPIVTHQMDLLFTHFGLSGPAALRCSMFVNKLLESASEVTAILDVFPEKDAPTLTRELELVKKEGANKSVKNALKFLLPERYLLFLLEKATIDENKPYKQMEPKELEKFVTLLKNFPIKINGTWPIEKSFVTGGGISLKEITPKTLESKVVAGLFFTGEVLDINGYTGGYNITAAFVTGYVAGKHAAQIAAYTNYD is encoded by the coding sequence ATGAAATATGATGTGATAGTCATTGGTGCTGGTACAAGTGGGATGATGGCCGCAGTTTCAGCAGCCGAACATGGAGCCAAAACCTTATTACTTGAAAAAAATAAACGATTAGGAAAAAAATTGTTGCTAACAGGTGGTGGCAGGTGCAACGTAACCAACAATCGGAGTAAAGAAGAAGTCATTGCGCATATCCCTGGAAATGGAAAATTTTTATTCAGTGCGTTTTCACAGTTTGATAACCACCAAATCATGGCTTTTTTTGAGGAGCATGGCGTACATTTGAAAGAAGAAGATCACGGACGAATGTTTCCTGTAAGCAATCGCTCAAAAAGTGTAGTGAATTGTCTCAGCGAACAATTAGAACAACTTCATGTAACGATTAAAACAGAAGCTAGTGTCAAAAACATTCTAGCAGAAAATAACCAAATCACAGGGGTTGAGCTAAGTAGTGGTGAAACGTACCAAACTGCATGCCTGATTGTTGCTACTGGTGGAAAAACCTATCAACATACTGGTTCAACGGGTGATGGCTACCGTTTTGCCAAAAAGCTGGGTCATACGGTTACCCCTTTATTTGCGACGGAAGCGCCACTAGTCTCCAATGAACCATTTATTCGAGACAAACAATTACAAGGGCTATCAATGCAAGATGTTAGCCTCAGTATCCTCGGACCAAAGGAAAAGCCCATTGTCACCCACCAAATGGATTTACTTTTTACTCATTTTGGACTTTCTGGTCCTGCCGCACTTAGATGTAGTATGTTTGTGAACAAACTTTTGGAATCTGCTAGTGAAGTAACTGCGATTTTAGATGTTTTTCCCGAAAAGGATGCACCAACACTGACACGAGAACTTGAGTTGGTAAAAAAAGAAGGCGCAAATAAATCTGTCAAAAATGCTCTGAAGTTTTTGTTGCCTGAGCGTTACTTACTTTTCTTACTTGAAAAAGCAACTATTGATGAGAATAAACCCTATAAGCAGATGGAACCAAAAGAATTAGAAAAATTTGTCACTCTTTTGAAGAACTTTCCAATCAAGATAAATGGGACATGGCCAATTGAAAAATCCTTTGTGACTGGTGGCGGGATTAGCCTAAAAGAAATCACGCCCAAAACACTAGAAAGTAAAGTCGTAGCAGGCCTATTCTTCACTGGTGAAGTCTTGGACATCAATGGTTATACTGGTGGCTACAACATTACAGCAGCCTTTGTCACTGGCTACGTAGCCGGCAAGCATGCTGCCCAGATTGCTGCGTATACAAATTATGACTAA
- a CDS encoding class I SAM-dependent rRNA methyltransferase, which yields MKQVNLKQQAVKKLKNGYPLVKEQDLAIPITQSEQDQLVQFCSNKNEIIGTGYLSAQNKGIGWVFNAPKFQWTKHELARLFQSAFHKRSAYFHDEGTTAFRLFNGEGDGLGGVTIDFYAGFLVVSWYNQFVYQEKAQLLAAIGLTDLKIEGIYEKIRFPHDTKLATEHVCGKEAPEPLVIYENGVAFATYLNEGWMTGIFLDQKEVRGKLVNGFLAGKTLLNTFSYTGAFSVAAAMGGALGTTSVDLAKRSLEKTKEQFSVNQLPLDNHDIIVMDVFNYFRYAKKKGKSFDCVLLDPPSFARSKKHTFSVAKNYGELVGEVEPLIAREGYLIASTNAANVSESKFKKMIEEALKSKQRVYRLVEHFQLPADFKVASSFPEGNYLKVFLYKLDD from the coding sequence ATGAAACAAGTAAACTTAAAACAACAAGCAGTAAAAAAATTGAAAAATGGCTATCCTTTAGTCAAAGAACAAGACTTAGCCATCCCAATCACACAATCTGAACAAGATCAGCTCGTGCAATTTTGCTCAAACAAAAATGAAATTATTGGGACTGGTTATTTAAGCGCCCAGAATAAAGGTATTGGATGGGTGTTTAATGCTCCAAAATTTCAATGGACCAAGCATGAGTTAGCAAGGCTCTTTCAATCGGCGTTTCACAAGCGTTCGGCTTATTTCCATGATGAAGGAACGACTGCTTTTCGTCTATTTAATGGAGAAGGGGACGGCCTAGGCGGGGTGACAATTGATTTTTATGCAGGATTTTTAGTCGTTTCTTGGTACAATCAATTTGTTTACCAAGAAAAAGCGCAATTATTGGCGGCTATTGGACTGACTGATTTGAAAATTGAGGGGATTTACGAAAAAATTCGGTTTCCACATGACACAAAGCTTGCAACGGAACATGTTTGTGGAAAGGAGGCACCAGAGCCGTTAGTTATTTACGAAAATGGCGTTGCATTTGCAACTTATTTAAACGAGGGGTGGATGACGGGCATCTTTTTAGATCAAAAAGAAGTCCGTGGGAAACTTGTCAACGGTTTTTTAGCAGGTAAAACGCTGCTCAATACATTTAGCTATACTGGTGCTTTTTCAGTAGCAGCAGCAATGGGCGGAGCGCTTGGAACCACTAGTGTGGACTTGGCCAAAAGAAGCTTGGAAAAAACGAAAGAGCAATTCTCAGTCAATCAACTTCCGCTTGACAATCATGACATCATTGTGATGGATGTGTTTAACTATTTCCGTTATGCAAAGAAAAAAGGCAAGAGTTTCGACTGTGTTTTACTAGATCCACCAAGTTTTGCAAGAAGTAAGAAGCATACTTTCTCCGTTGCCAAAAATTATGGCGAGCTAGTTGGCGAAGTTGAGCCATTAATTGCAAGAGAAGGCTATTTAATCGCTTCGACAAATGCAGCCAATGTTTCAGAGTCTAAATTTAAAAAAATGATTGAAGAGGCTTTAAAGTCTAAGCAACGTGTGTATCGTTTGGTAGAACACTTTCAACTTCCAGCTGATTTTAAAGTAGCAAGCTCTTTTCCAGAAGGCAATTATCTAAAGGTATTTCTTTATAAGTTGGACGACTAA
- a CDS encoding MarR family winged helix-turn-helix transcriptional regulator, with amino-acid sequence MNLFKSHGFKLNRLSNTASTQLENELMRKYDVTLSQWAVLAIVWEHEGIRSSDLQEILHVKVSTASGVIKRMEKKGLIVRKKNREDRREMHLYSTELSKNMAVEVVETVKELNREMLHGFSAEEKELFMNLMDRAYKNLTQ; translated from the coding sequence TTGAATCTATTTAAGAGTCATGGGTTTAAACTGAATCGGTTGTCCAATACCGCTTCTACTCAGCTTGAAAATGAGTTGATGAGGAAGTACGATGTGACGCTGAGTCAATGGGCCGTGCTGGCTATTGTCTGGGAGCACGAGGGGATTCGTTCTTCTGATTTACAGGAAATATTGCATGTGAAAGTTTCAACCGCTTCTGGCGTGATTAAGAGAATGGAAAAAAAAGGCTTGATTGTAAGAAAAAAAAATAGAGAAGATCGTCGAGAAATGCACCTTTATTCGACTGAGCTGTCTAAGAATATGGCAGTAGAAGTGGTCGAAACTGTAAAAGAATTAAACCGTGAAATGCTGCATGGATTTTCTGCTGAAGAAAAAGAATTATTTATGAATCTGATGGATCGAGCCTATAAAAATCTAACCCAATAA
- a CDS encoding LacI family DNA-binding transcriptional regulator, producing MANMNDVAKIAGVSRGTVSNYINGVKIKKESQKKVEQAIQELDYVPNQAARALKTQKSNYVVFILPTIWTPFFSELTYYLQLELNKCGLKMLLCNSQDDYIQELEYIRMAQEQKVTGIITISYSDITPYLTANLPIVSIERYFDDTVPFITSDNFGGGQLAAQKLQELGSQRLLMVVRKISHNLGLQERQNGFISYCQKAHMPFDVYLDEGNSAGFRARVFRFFENNYQANIPYDGIFAATDRYADYCYDALVQKTQWHLPEDIQLIGFDGSKSYQNEALKISTIRQPVAQIAELSVAELIKLGSDRKKSKKTKYILPITFLAAQTTREKRKKNEEKKRRQ from the coding sequence ATGGCTAATATGAATGATGTTGCGAAAATTGCAGGTGTATCACGTGGGACGGTGTCTAATTATATAAATGGGGTTAAAATAAAAAAAGAGTCACAAAAAAAAGTAGAGCAGGCAATTCAGGAGTTGGATTATGTTCCAAATCAAGCAGCTCGCGCCCTTAAAACACAAAAAAGTAATTACGTTGTGTTTATTTTGCCGACGATTTGGACGCCTTTTTTTTCAGAATTAACCTATTATTTGCAACTAGAACTAAACAAATGTGGACTAAAGATGTTGCTGTGCAACTCACAAGATGATTACATTCAAGAATTAGAGTATATCAGAATGGCACAAGAACAGAAAGTGACAGGGATTATTACGATTTCATATAGTGATATTACTCCGTATCTGACAGCCAATTTGCCAATTGTTTCAATAGAACGCTATTTTGATGATACAGTTCCTTTTATTACCAGTGACAACTTTGGTGGTGGTCAGCTGGCTGCTCAAAAACTACAAGAGTTGGGAAGTCAAAGACTTTTGATGGTTGTCAGAAAAATTAGCCATAATTTAGGGTTACAAGAGAGACAAAATGGCTTTATTAGCTATTGCCAAAAAGCGCACATGCCATTTGATGTATACTTGGATGAGGGAAACTCTGCTGGTTTTAGAGCGCGTGTCTTTCGATTTTTTGAAAACAACTACCAAGCAAATATTCCCTATGATGGGATCTTTGCTGCGACGGATCGATATGCAGATTATTGTTACGATGCACTGGTACAAAAAACACAGTGGCACCTGCCCGAAGATATCCAGCTAATAGGCTTTGATGGATCTAAAAGTTACCAAAATGAAGCATTGAAAATTTCGACGATTCGTCAGCCTGTCGCTCAAATTGCTGAGTTGAGTGTAGCCGAACTCATAAAATTAGGTTCAGATCGGAAGAAGTCTAAAAAAACAAAATATATTTTACCGATAACATTTTTAGCAGCACAAACAACTAGAGAAAAGAGAAAAAAAAATGAAGAAAAAAAAAGGAGACAATAA
- a CDS encoding PTS transporter subunit EIIC has product MDYQNIAKEVLLAVGGKENIQSAAHCVTRLRLVLKDNSKYDKETLENIEGSKGVFFNSGQLQVIFGTGVVDQVYAAFVKQAGIESSSVADVKSAAQKNQGKVQEFFKAFSDIFVALIPGIVGCAMILGLRSLFITEGIFGLTGSMADNYRWAADLASFFNIIATGLNFLPVFVAYSATKRFGGNPVLGIILGLILVHPDLGNRFEFMQGTLDSVKYWDFFGFNIPQVAFQGGIFPAILTSLFMAKFELFLTKKVPQILTFILVPTITIIVSALALFLVFGPLGDIVAAGIGACADFLYNKAGVFGAFAFAGLLQPLVITGTHHMIGSIEAQLISSTGFNYIQPLWAVSIIAQGGAAMGMFFLAKKKSKRREVALSSFVPTLVGVSEPAIFAVNLKDSIIPFILGAIGAGFGGVYMKLFDVKALGFGLTGIPGITIVNPPQVIHYVIGCLLSFVLPIVFILIYHKVKGIAGAELKNAAL; this is encoded by the coding sequence ATGGACTATCAAAATATTGCAAAAGAAGTATTGTTAGCTGTTGGTGGAAAAGAAAATATACAAAGTGCAGCGCATTGTGTCACGAGGTTGCGTTTAGTTTTGAAAGATAATAGCAAGTATGATAAAGAAACTTTAGAAAATATCGAAGGATCAAAAGGTGTATTTTTTAATAGTGGTCAATTACAAGTGATTTTTGGAACGGGTGTTGTAGACCAAGTTTATGCAGCTTTTGTGAAACAAGCTGGGATTGAGTCAAGCTCCGTTGCAGATGTGAAAAGTGCAGCGCAAAAAAATCAAGGAAAAGTCCAAGAATTTTTTAAAGCATTTTCAGATATTTTTGTTGCCTTAATTCCTGGTATTGTAGGTTGTGCGATGATTTTAGGCTTGCGTTCACTATTTATAACAGAAGGAATTTTTGGTCTAACTGGAAGTATGGCGGATAATTATCGCTGGGCTGCTGATTTGGCAAGCTTCTTTAATATAATTGCTACCGGACTAAATTTTCTACCAGTTTTTGTTGCTTACTCCGCTACGAAACGGTTTGGAGGCAATCCAGTATTAGGGATTATATTAGGTCTAATTTTGGTGCATCCAGATTTGGGTAACCGTTTTGAATTTATGCAAGGAACATTAGATTCTGTGAAATATTGGGATTTTTTCGGATTTAACATTCCTCAAGTTGCCTTTCAAGGAGGGATTTTTCCAGCTATTTTAACGTCATTATTTATGGCGAAATTTGAATTATTTTTAACGAAGAAGGTTCCACAAATCTTGACATTCATACTCGTTCCAACGATTACCATCATCGTTTCTGCTCTTGCGTTGTTCCTAGTCTTTGGACCATTAGGAGATATTGTTGCGGCTGGAATTGGTGCATGTGCTGATTTCTTATACAATAAAGCAGGAGTCTTTGGAGCATTTGCATTTGCAGGCTTGTTACAACCATTGGTGATTACGGGAACACATCATATGATTGGAAGTATAGAAGCACAATTGATTTCCAGTACAGGTTTTAATTATATTCAGCCTTTGTGGGCCGTTTCAATTATTGCACAAGGTGGTGCCGCTATGGGGATGTTCTTTTTGGCAAAGAAAAAATCAAAACGTAGAGAAGTAGCACTTTCAAGTTTTGTTCCAACCTTAGTTGGAGTATCAGAACCCGCAATTTTTGCAGTTAACTTAAAAGACTCAATTATTCCATTTATTTTAGGAGCAATTGGAGCAGGGTTTGGAGGCGTCTATATGAAATTGTTTGATGTAAAAGCACTTGGGTTTGGTTTAACAGGAATTCCTGGGATAACGATTGTCAATCCACCACAAGTTATTCATTATGTTATTGGTTGCTTATTATCCTTTGTGTTACCGATTGTATTTATTTTGATTTATCACAAGGTGAAAGGTATCGCTGGTGCTGAACTGAAAAACGCAGCGTTATAA
- a CDS encoding tagatose 1,6-diphosphate aldolase → MGKKRISRGKFEKMQQLSNNDGVIAALAIDQRGSMVKMMETAVGPDKYSVDMVYEFKELVSEELTKYVSAILLDEQYGFKGMAAKNPNSGLIMSYEKTGYDVSTPGRLPELLPDESCQRLLKKGADAAKVLVYYNPDEPKEILEKKHAFLERLGDEARTADIPVFVEPIVYDNEITDDHSPEFAKIKPKKVIDTIKEFTKDKYHIDVLKVEVPVLFKYVEGYTENGDPAVYTQEEAAAYFKEASDAATRPFIYLSAGVPTKTFQDELKFAAKHGAKYSGILGGRATWREGVPAYAKGGKEELVRWLDTKGKENVDALNDILKGATPWYEAYGGLDNIEVFDLNTAE, encoded by the coding sequence ATGGGAAAGAAACGTATTTCAAGAGGTAAATTTGAAAAAATGCAACAATTATCAAATAACGACGGTGTCATTGCAGCACTTGCTATTGACCAACGTGGCTCGATGGTCAAAATGATGGAAACGGCAGTTGGCCCTGACAAGTACTCTGTGGATATGGTATATGAATTTAAAGAATTAGTCTCAGAAGAGTTGACTAAATATGTAAGTGCGATTTTATTAGACGAACAATACGGGTTTAAAGGTATGGCAGCGAAAAATCCTAATTCTGGTTTGATTATGTCTTATGAAAAAACCGGTTACGATGTTTCAACACCAGGACGTTTGCCTGAATTGTTACCAGATGAATCTTGTCAACGCTTACTTAAAAAAGGCGCAGATGCAGCAAAAGTCTTGGTTTACTATAATCCTGATGAACCAAAAGAAATTTTAGAGAAAAAGCATGCTTTTCTTGAAAGACTAGGCGACGAAGCTCGTACAGCTGATATCCCAGTATTTGTCGAACCAATTGTCTATGATAATGAGATTACAGATGATCATAGTCCAGAGTTTGCAAAAATTAAACCTAAAAAAGTAATTGATACCATCAAGGAATTTACCAAAGACAAATATCATATTGATGTATTAAAAGTAGAAGTTCCTGTGCTTTTCAAATATGTGGAAGGCTATACAGAAAACGGAGATCCAGCTGTTTATACACAAGAAGAAGCGGCTGCTTATTTTAAAGAAGCAAGTGATGCAGCAACACGTCCCTTCATTTATCTAAGTGCAGGTGTTCCAACCAAAACATTTCAAGATGAACTAAAATTTGCCGCAAAACATGGTGCAAAATATAGTGGTATTCTTGGTGGTCGTGCTACATGGCGTGAAGGTGTCCCTGCATACGCTAAAGGCGGGAAAGAAGAATTAGTTCGCTGGTTAGATACAAAAGGAAAAGAAAATGTAGATGCTCTTAATGATATTCTTAAAGGTGCTACCCCTTGGTATGAAGCATACGGTGGTTTAGATAATATTGAAGTATTTGATTTAAATACAGCAGAATAA
- a CDS encoding alpha/beta hydrolase family protein, giving the protein MGLFFKDKAFDFETMRTLNYYNYQGAELGEVLSVSKKIEEENFESWFEHWQKLAQTVEKLGQNSLTKKHKVSAREAYLRASNYYRTAEFFMENSEPKRIACYQKSVQTFAEAMKLFSVPCKKVAIPFEEYYMHGYLYVTAKEAPILIFIGGYDSTAEELYFSGAAAAIKRGYNVLIFDGPGQGEALRMQGKAGRFDYEKPISAAIDFLEKDQDVDTTKFIGLMGMSLGGYYAARASAFEPRIDACILFDVFTNVWQSIIQKTPMLGKLTSATPEMRKTMSAQADANTRWLIQNGLWVFGCKDLPELVREVQKYNLEPVAAQIKCPMLLLFGTQDHFVNEAQLELLKSSLTCDYQDYIFDEELGAQEHCQEGNQSYASQVIFDWLDEKKEEKIESI; this is encoded by the coding sequence ATGGGATTATTTTTTAAAGATAAGGCATTTGATTTTGAAACTATGAGAACGTTAAACTATTATAATTATCAAGGGGCAGAGCTAGGCGAAGTTTTGTCTGTTTCTAAAAAAATTGAAGAAGAAAATTTTGAGAGTTGGTTTGAACATTGGCAAAAATTAGCACAAACAGTGGAAAAACTTGGTCAAAACTCTTTAACCAAAAAGCATAAAGTGAGTGCTAGAGAGGCCTATCTTCGAGCAAGTAATTATTACCGAACAGCAGAATTTTTTATGGAAAATTCAGAACCTAAAAGGATTGCCTGTTATCAAAAGAGTGTTCAGACCTTTGCAGAAGCAATGAAATTGTTTTCTGTGCCGTGTAAAAAAGTAGCCATTCCATTTGAAGAGTACTACATGCATGGATACCTTTATGTTACAGCAAAAGAAGCACCGATTCTTATTTTTATTGGTGGATATGATTCAACCGCGGAAGAACTTTACTTTTCTGGAGCAGCGGCGGCGATAAAACGAGGATACAATGTGTTGATTTTTGATGGTCCAGGACAAGGAGAAGCGTTGAGAATGCAAGGCAAAGCAGGACGTTTTGACTATGAAAAACCCATTAGTGCGGCCATTGACTTTTTAGAAAAAGATCAGGATGTAGATACGACTAAATTTATTGGCTTGATGGGAATGAGCCTGGGTGGTTACTATGCAGCGAGAGCCTCTGCTTTTGAGCCAAGAATCGATGCGTGTATCTTGTTTGATGTCTTTACGAATGTGTGGCAATCCATTATCCAAAAAACACCAATGCTTGGCAAACTAACTTCTGCAACGCCAGAAATGAGAAAAACCATGTCCGCCCAAGCGGACGCCAATACCCGTTGGTTGATTCAAAATGGTTTATGGGTATTTGGCTGCAAAGATCTACCTGAATTGGTGAGAGAAGTTCAAAAATACAACTTAGAACCAGTTGCTGCACAAATCAAGTGTCCGATGCTATTACTTTTTGGTACGCAAGATCATTTTGTCAATGAAGCACAACTAGAATTATTAAAAAGTAGCTTGACGTGCGACTATCAAGATTATATATTTGATGAGGAATTAGGTGCTCAAGAACACTGTCAAGAAGGAAATCAGTCTTATGCTAGTCAAGTAATTTTTGATTGGCTAGATGAAAAAAAGGAGGAAAAAATTGAATCTATTTAA